The DNA window CCGGACCTGAACCTGGAGAAGGTTATACGTGACAACAGGACCAGCTTTATCGGCAACTATTTTAACAACGGACTGGCTGTCACAGAAAACGGAGATGTATACGCCTATTCCCCGGCAGCTGCTAAAAACAGTTCCAAGCCTACTTCCAAAAATCCGTCTGCTATTATCAGGGTACCGCATGGTACTACTGAATTCGATCAAACCTATTTCTTTAATGTACAGGAGAAATCCGGTGGTCATCATATTGCTTCACAGCTGTACCTGGGCAATAATAAAATGTTGCTGATGATGTATGATACGCCCGGTGCGCTGAATGGTAACCTGAAAATGGCCATGGTGGATGTTGTTAACCAGTCTTTTGAATGGGTGAAAGGTGCTCCGCAGGAAATTATCAGCACTTCTGCTCCTTATAACAACAACACTTTATCAGATGATGGTAAAACCGGATATATAGGTCTGAACACTCCTTCCGGCAACTGGATCTACAAGATTGATATGGCAACGGCAACGGTTACACGTGGATTAAAAGTAGAAGGCGGCACCATCACCTCCATCACCAAAATGATTTACTAATCAGCGATATGAAAAATAAGCAGAAAAAGAAAAACGGACGGTCTTTGTTTTACCGTATCTCGGCCTGGCTGCATTTGTGGCTGGGGCTTATTTCAGGCATCATCCTGATCATCGTTTGTCTGACAGGTTGTATCTGGGTGTTTAACGAAGAGATCACCGGTTGGCTGGAACCCAAAACTGTCGTTGCCAAACAAGACAGGCCAGTGATTCAGCCTTCCACTATACTCGAAATTGCAGCACGGGAATATCCCGGCAAACAAGCAGCCTATGCTATCTATCGTGAAGGCAGGGTAGTGGAAGTGAATGTAGGAGCGCGACGCAGCGGTTCCACTCTGAAGCTGAATCCGTACACCGGCGAGGTGGTCAGCAAAGTCACCCGCAAGGAAGGAGATGTGGATTTTTTCCGCTGGATACTGAACGGACACCGCTTTCTCTGGATGCCCTACAAGATCGGCCGGCCTATCGTGAACTACAGCACGCTGGTATTTGTAATCACACTGGTAACCGGTGTGGTGCTGTGGTGGCCTAAGAAGTGGAATAAATCCACCAGGGAGCAGAGCTTCAAAATCAAATGGGGCGCCAGTTTTAAACGGGTCAACTACGACCTGCATAATGTACTCGGATTTTATTCCCTGCTTGTATTATTTGCTATAGGCGTTACCGGTATGGTATGGGGACTGGAATGGTGGAGCAATGGTTTGTATTGGGCTACCTCGGGAGGCCGCTCCCTGCCTGCTTATACAGAGTTGAAATCTGATTCCACGCAGGCGCCGCATAATAAATTCACCATGGCGGAGTCAATGGATATGATATGGCAGCGGGTAACCAACGGTAATCCACGTTCCACGGGTTTTTACATGAGTTTTCCGGATACGGCTAAAGCGGCATCGGTGATCAATATCAACGTATATCCGAGCAGAGGCCAGTATTACAACAATGTGCGTTATGTATTTGATCGGCATACGCTGGAGGAGTTGAAAGAAAATAGCGTATATGCGACCAGGTTTGAAGAAGCTGATTTTGGGACCAAACTACGGCGTATGAACTACGATATCCATGTGGGCAGTATCCTCGGGCTGCCGGGCAAGTTCATGGCCTTTTTCGCCAGCCTTATAGGCGCTACCTTACCCGTAACAGGTTTCCTGATATGGTGGGGACGGAAAAAGAAAAAGCCACAACAGACGCATGTTAAAAAGACTGCCGCTAAAGCGGCCGTTGAATAGATTTTTCAGCTGATAACCATACAGCAA is part of the Chitinophaga flava genome and encodes:
- a CDS encoding PepSY-associated TM helix domain-containing protein yields the protein MKNKQKKKNGRSLFYRISAWLHLWLGLISGIILIIVCLTGCIWVFNEEITGWLEPKTVVAKQDRPVIQPSTILEIAAREYPGKQAAYAIYREGRVVEVNVGARRSGSTLKLNPYTGEVVSKVTRKEGDVDFFRWILNGHRFLWMPYKIGRPIVNYSTLVFVITLVTGVVLWWPKKWNKSTREQSFKIKWGASFKRVNYDLHNVLGFYSLLVLFAIGVTGMVWGLEWWSNGLYWATSGGRSLPAYTELKSDSTQAPHNKFTMAESMDMIWQRVTNGNPRSTGFYMSFPDTAKAASVININVYPSRGQYYNNVRYVFDRHTLEELKENSVYATRFEEADFGTKLRRMNYDIHVGSILGLPGKFMAFFASLIGATLPVTGFLIWWGRKKKKPQQTHVKKTAAKAAVE